A part of Onthophagus taurus isolate NC chromosome 7, IU_Otau_3.0, whole genome shotgun sequence genomic DNA contains:
- the LOC111418991 gene encoding steroidogenic acute regulatory protein-like, with protein MHPNEDLRTVLSSALQGSGTYSTAVIPPSSIDITNSINSSSVVCQDYVISESILGEHHSDGRMSSVRRFFCLFVTFDLLFTSLMWLICIMLNGDSIWVAINKEIYHYNIHNSLFDIVLAAMCRFTVLLLFYGLLHINHWIIIALSTAGTCAFLISKVFVYNFQDSSQPVFQVLLVLTSFVLSWVEVWFLDSRVIPQESQARQIIISSPDTERTPLLRRFIQGQHVVQPSEYTESVGNFHSVQGSPTGSLNRFGETPQRFPSMQLSYEQIEKYKQLGIKAYRDSTLFLNSKNWKKYKVSDDDVVYVQNVQGIGKIYKLACKVNVAASFLFEELYHNVDKMTEWNTTLLESHKVQIIDQHTDITYQISKSAAAGYISSRDFVTLRRWQQQSNCYVIASVGVELPIIPPNDKYIRGWNGAGCQIITGCTTGSCKLEWILNSDLKGKIPTIVLQKAFVNMMFEYINNLRSHLIQRIDSL; from the exons atgcACCCTAACGAAGATCTTAGAACGGTTTTAAGCAGTGCTCTCCAAGGTTCTGGTACTTATAGCACAGCGGTTATTCCACCTTCTTCCATAGATATTA cGAATAGTATCAATTCTTCGTCAGTTGTGTGTCAAGATTATGTGATCTCAGAGAGCATTTTAGGTGAACATCATTCCGATGGAAGAATGTCTAGTGTtcgaagatttttttgtttatttgttacATTCGATCTTTTATTCACCTCTTTAATGTGGTTGATATGCATTATG CTTAATGGAGATAGTATTTGGGTtgcaattaataaagaaatttatcaTTATAACATACATAATTCTTTATTCGACATTGTATTAGCTGCAATGTGTCGTTTTACTGtactacttttattttatgggtTATTACATATTAATCATTGGATTATTATAGCTTTATCAACAGCAGGAACATGtgcttttttaatatcaaaagtttttgtgtACAAt TTCCAAGATTCATCTCAACCCgtttttcaagttttattaGTGTTAACTTCTTTTGTACTTTCTTGGGTTGAAGTTTGGTTTCTTGATTCTCGAGTCATTCCTCAAGAATCTCAAGCAAGACAAATCATTATAt CAAGCCCTGATACTGAGAGAACACCATTGTTGAGAAGATTTATTCAAGGACAACATGTGGTGCAACCTTCTGAGTACACAGAAAGTGTTGGAAATTTTCATTCAGTTCAAGGATCTCCAACTGGGTCTTTAAATCGGTTTGGGGAAACACCACAAAGATTTCCATCTATGCAATTATCTTATGAACAA attgaaaaatataaacaattaggTATTAAAGCTTATCGAGACTccactttatttttgaattcaaaaaattggaaaaaatataaagtaagCGACGACGATGTAGTTTATGTCCAAAATGTTCAaggaattggaaaaatttataaattagct tgtaAGGTAAATGTAGCAGCTAGCTTTTTATTCGAAGAACTCTACCATAATGTAGATAAAATGACCGAAtggaatacaactttattagAATCACACAAAGTTCAAATTATTGATCAACATACAGATATAACctatcaaatttcaaaaagcgCTGCTGCAGGTTATATTTCAAGTAGAGATTTTGTTACCCTTCGAAGGTGGCAACAACAAAGTAATTGTTATGTTATTGCTAGTGTTGGGGTTGAACTTCCAATAATTCCTCCCAATGACAAATATATAAG agGATGGAATGGTGCTGGTTGTCAAATAATAACTGGCTGTACAACAGGATCATGTAAATTAGAATGGATTTTGAATTCCGATCTGAAAGGAAAAATACCAACGATTGTTTTACAAAAAGCTTTTGTGAACATGATGTttgaatatataaataatttacggAGTCATTTAATACAACGTATCGATAGTCTTTAA
- the LOC111418998 gene encoding neuropeptide SIFamide, which translates to MQTNFVKLFMFVVVVVFVVALIENVDATYRKPPFNGSIFGKRSSTIDYDNAGKALSSMCEIASEACQAWFPAQDK; encoded by the exons ATGCAAACCAACTTCGTAAAACTTTTCATGTTCGTTGTTGTCGTTGTCTTCGTAGTTGctttaattgaaaatgttgatgCTACATACAGAAAACCGCCCTTTAATGGatcaatttttggaaaaagaagTTCCACCATCG atTACGATAATGCTGGAAAAGCTTTATCCTCTATGTGTGAAATTGCAAGTGAGGCTTGCCAGGCATGGTTCCCAGCTCAAGATAAATAA
- the LOC111419006 gene encoding beta-1,3-galactosyltransferase 1-like, producing the protein MFQQFSLNGLNAKIHLLIGLSTITVLILVFQIFSVKDEPTLRFGFVNRWLYNVSRNTTQYVLPDKNTTILLPKDFCKTKLDVLIIILSAPKNSKIRGAIRETWGLNKNVLNSAVGIYYLLGTPTNKTLQKKIEMEFDLYQDLIQEDFIDTYHNLTIKSVMLLKLVTTHCSHFVHYIMKSDDDVYIYIPTLIRTLKSIKLKSKLLLGDITKRPRPFRSLESKWFTPYYLYQKKFYPNFLAGASYVMSVDVLMKLYKTALQTPIYHLEDVYITGILAEKSKIIPRYHPGFTRLKRKLDPCLYKSFINSHRCSAIDLRKIHELIMRTDFQKCPAKKKN; encoded by the exons atgtttcaacaattttctttaaacggGTTAAATGCgaaaattcatttattaatcGGGCTTAGTACAATAACTGTTCTAATACtagtttttcaaatatttagcGTTAAAGATGAACCAACGTTACGTTTTG GTTTTGTGAATCGCTGGCTTTATAATGTAAGTCGAAATACGACACAATACGTCCTTCCCGATAAAAACACAACGATTTTGCTACCAAAAGATTTCTGTAAAACAAAATTggatgttttaataataattttatcagcacctaaaaattcaaaaataagagGAGCTATCAGAGAAACATGGGgcttaaataaaaacgttttaaattctGCAGTtggtatttattatttattaggaACACCAACTAATAAAACGCTACAA aaaaaaatcgaaatggAATTCGATCTCTACCAAGATTTAATCCAAGAAGATTTTATAGATACCTATcacaatttaacaataaaatcagtGATGTTATTAAAACTAGTAACAACTCATTGTTCCCATTTTGTTCATTACATAATGAAAAGTGATGATGATGTTTACATTTACATCCCAACATTAATTAGAACTTTAAAAAGCATTAAATTGAAAAGCAAACTTTTATTAGGTGACATCACAAAGAGACCAAGACCTTTTAGATCTTTAGAAAGTAAATG gtTCACTCCATATTATTTATaccaaaagaaattttatccAAATTTCTTAGCTGGCGCTAGTTACGTGATGAGTGTGGAcgttttaatgaaattgtacAAAACAGCTTTACAAACTCCAATTTATCACTTAGAAGATGTTTATATCACCGGTATTTTGGcagaaaaatcgaaaattatcCCTCGATATCATCCAGGATTCACGAGACTTAAACGAAAACTTGACCCTTGTTTATACAAATCGTTTATTAACAGTCATCGATGTAGCGCTATTGATTTACGAAAAATTCACGAATTAATTATGAGAACTGACTTTCAAAAATGTCCcgccaaaaagaaaaattaa